The window ATATTAGTTGTAATGTAGTTGCTGCGTTTTACCACGACCATATTTTTGTCGATAAAAAAGACACCGAAAAAGCAATGGAAGTTTTAAATGCCTTTTCAAAATAGAGAACAAATGAATTGGATACTCCTAATTATTGCTGGTCTTTTTGAAGTCGCATTTGCTTTTTGTTTAGGAAAAACAAAAGATGCCACAGGAAATGAAATGTATTTATGGTATATCGGTTTTTTCATTTCGCTTTTCATTAGTATGGGACTTTTAATGAAGGCTACACAAAGTTTACCTATTGGAACTGCCTATGCCGTTTGGACAGGAATTGGAGCGGTCGGAACCGTTTTACTTGGTATTCTGGTGTTTAAAGAACCGGTGAATTTTCTTCGCATATTTTTTATTACCACTTTAATTTGTTCCATTATTGGACTGAAAGTAGTTTCGCATTAAAACATAAATAAACCCAATCCATATAATTTCACATCGAAAAAGTATGGATTAGGTTTGATTTTGTTTCCTTTTTAAAATAGTTCCGAAAGGTTAAAAACGCTATTAAAAGAAAATTTTAGCAATAAACATATCGACAACTTCGATAACAATAAGAATGATAATAATCCATTCTAATCGGCTACTTTCTTTATGATCCATGATATCTTTAAAGAGCTCTAAGTTTTCTTTAATAATTTCAATGCGGTCATGAATTAAACGATATCTATCTTTTAAATCGAAAGAAACTTTTAGTTCTTGATTTAGTTTATTGAGCTGTTCGTTTTCCCAAGTACTATCTGGCGAATCAAAAATGTACAGATTTTCTG is drawn from Lacinutrix sp. WUR7 and contains these coding sequences:
- a CDS encoding multidrug efflux SMR transporter; this encodes MNWILLIIAGLFEVAFAFCLGKTKDATGNEMYLWYIGFFISLFISMGLLMKATQSLPIGTAYAVWTGIGAVGTVLLGILVFKEPVNFLRIFFITTLICSIIGLKVVSH